The following DNA comes from Chthoniobacterales bacterium.
CCTCGACGCGTGCGTGGCCGGGTAGCCTCGCGCGAAAAAACTTCATCGCAAAAAATGAAGCGTGCGGGAGCAGTCTTTGTTGCCGCGGTATCGCGCCGCGCCATCGGGGTCTCTCTTGCCCACAAATAACAAGGAAGAGACAACCGATGCGAAAAATAGTTCTGGTTCTGCTGTTCGCAGCACCGCTGACGTCGTGGTCGCAACTGATCACGGTAAGTTCGTTTGACGACATCCAATACTGGGCGGGATCGGGCACAAACCGTGCTGCCCTCGTTTTGGAGTTTTCTAATGCAGTCACTCCCTCGTCGATTGCATGGGGCTACCAATGGAACGGAATCAGCACCGCCGATTCGATGCTTTTTGCGCTGGCGGGCGCCATCACCGGATCCAACGCACCATCACCGCTCGCCGGATCAGATATGCGCTTGTCGGTTGACGTGAGTTTCTTTGCCAACCCTCGCGGCTACTTCGTTAACACCATCAGATATGATCAAAACGGACTGCCTTCGCCATGGAGCCAGAGCATAAGATTTATCCAAAACAACTATTTCGGCGATGGAACTTATCCGACGATCTATTCGTTGGATAGCACGGGACTCTGGAGCAGTTCTTTTACCCAAGCCCAGGTGGGAATGTCGGATCTGGTGCTGTCTGACGGAATGTGGGTGGGCTTCGCTCAGAGCGACGGAATCGCCGATCCCCGCGCCTTCGCACAGGCTGTTGCTGCGGTGCCCGAACCGAGTTCACTCGCACTCCTTGTGCTGACCTTGAGCCTGGCGCTCGCGACGAAGCTGAAAACTCCACGCCGATGAATTCTCGTGAGCGGCTGAATGGATTTTCCTTGGTCGAGTCGCTGGTAATTCTGGCGATAATCGCGATACTCGCAGTCGTTGCGGTTCCCGCCGTGCGTGCTGCTTATCGCTCATCTTCCCTCGCGGTTTCGGCAAACAACATCCGGCAGCTTTCAGCCGGGGGCATGGCTTACTTGGCCGAGAACAACTACCGCTTTTGGCCGTATCTCACGAAGACGAGCGAGGGCGACTTCTACTGGTTCGGTCTGGAGCCCTCATCGAGCAAGGGCAAGCCAGAGGGCAAGCGACAAATCGACATGCAGCGCGGTCCTTTGGGCCAATACCTGCCGCGTAACTTTGTGCCTGATCCGAGTTTTGCTTTCACCGGCAAGCCCTTCAAACCGAAGTTTGAATTCGGCTATATCGGCGTCGGCTACAATGTGGTTCTTGCCAACAGTTGGATCACGACGCCGGGCGGCAAGCAGCCGATGTCGTCTTTGCAACTGCAGCAGCCTGGGAAGGTTGTTGTCTTTGCAACATCGGCGCAGGTTTATCCGTTCCAAAAAGAGGCAGTCATCGAAGAGTTCTACGGCCTGGACCAAAAAGAAGTAACAGTCCATTTCAGACACAACGGACAAGCAATGGTTTCGTTTGCCGACGGATCATGCGACTTTCTCCCGATGGATCCGAGCACGCGCGACGCACGGGCGCCCGATGCGAATGTCGGACGCTTTGCGCCCAAGGGAAGTTTCAAATACCTGCGCTGAAACCCTCAATGCGCTGCCTTTCCGGTTGACTTGCCGCGCGCAAGGTAAACTATCAGCCTTCTTTTCAACCCATATTCGAGAGCCATGAGATTCGACACCCTTTGCCTCCACGGCGGACAGCAACCCGAGCCCACGACACTTTCACGCGCCGTGCCGGTGTATCGCACCAGTTCGTTCGTTTTCAAAAGCACGGAACATGCGGCCAACCTTTTCGCCCTCCGCGAACTTGGGAACATTTACACGCGCCTGATGAACCCCACGACCGACGTGCTGGAAAAGCGCGTCGCACTCCTGGAAGGCGCACCCGAAATGGGAGGTCTTGGAGTCGCCTCGGGCACCAGCGCCGTTTTTTACTCGATCATCA
Coding sequences within:
- a CDS encoding PEP-CTERM sorting domain-containing protein (PEP-CTERM proteins occur, often in large numbers, in the proteomes of bacteria that also encode an exosortase, a predicted intramembrane cysteine proteinase. The presence of a PEP-CTERM domain at a protein's C-terminus predicts cleavage within the sorting domain, followed by covalent anchoring to some some component of the (usually Gram-negative) cell surface. Many PEP-CTERM proteins exhibit an unusual sequence composition that includes large numbers of potential glycosylation sites. Expression of one such protein has been shown restore the ability of a bacterium to form floc, a type of biofilm.) — translated: MRKIVLVLLFAAPLTSWSQLITVSSFDDIQYWAGSGTNRAALVLEFSNAVTPSSIAWGYQWNGISTADSMLFALAGAITGSNAPSPLAGSDMRLSVDVSFFANPRGYFVNTIRYDQNGLPSPWSQSIRFIQNNYFGDGTYPTIYSLDSTGLWSSSFTQAQVGMSDLVLSDGMWVGFAQSDGIADPRAFAQAVAAVPEPSSLALLVLTLSLALATKLKTPRR